The following are encoded together in the Tripterygium wilfordii isolate XIE 37 chromosome 18, ASM1340144v1, whole genome shotgun sequence genome:
- the LOC119984402 gene encoding 1-deoxy-D-xylulose 5-phosphate reductoisomerase, chloroplastic, translating to MALNLLSPAEIKSISLFGSTTSNSSQRLKHSGGFALRKKCNGIRIHCSAQQPQPAWPGRAYPEPGRKTWDGPKPISIVGSTGSIGTQTLDIVAENPDKFRVVALAAGSNVTLLADQVKTFKPQLVAVRNESLVDELKEALADAEQKPEIIPGEQGVIEVARHPEAVSVVTGIVGCAGLKPTVAAIEAGKDICLANKETLIAGGPFVLPLANKYNVKILPADSEHSAIFQCIQGLPEGALRRIILTASGGAFRDWPVSKLKEVKVADALKHPNWNMGKKITVDSATLFNKGLEVIEAHYLYGADYDNIEIVIHPQSIIHSMIETQDSSVLAQLGWPDMRLPILYTMSWPERIYCSEVTWPRLDLCKLGSLTFKSPDNVKYPSMDLAYAAGRAGGTMTGVLSAANEKAVEMFIEEKISYLDIFKVVELTCNKHIEELVVSPSLEEIIHYDLWAREFAAGLQESFDLNPVFA from the exons ATGGCTTTGAATTTGTTGTCGCCGGCTGAGATTAAGTCAATCTCCTTGTTCGGTTCCACCACCAGCAACTCTTCTCAGCGCCTCAAGCATTCAG GCGGATTTGCCTTGAGGAAGAAGTGTAATGGCATAAGAATTCATTGTTCAGCTCAGCAGCCTCAACCAGCTTGGCCAGGCCGAGCATACCCTGAGCCCGGTCGTAAGACTTGGGATGGTCCGAAGCCTATTTCAATTGTTGGATCTACTGGTTCCATTGGCACTCAG ACACTGGATATAGTTGCTGAGAACCCTGATAAGTTTAGAGTTGTGGCACTCGCAGCTGGTTCAAATGTAACTCTTCTCGCTGATCAG GTGAAGACATTCAAACCTCAACTAGTTGCTGTTCGAAATGAATCCCTAGTAGATGAACTCAAAGAGGCTTTGGCTGATGCTGAACAAAAACCTGAGATTATTCCTGGGGAACAAGGTGTCATTGAG GTTGCTCGTCATCCTGAGGCTGTTAGTGTAGTTACTGGTATAGTAGGCTGTGCAGGTTTAAAG CCTACAGTGGCTGCAATAGAAGCAGGGAAAGATATTTGCTTAGCCAACAAAGAGACACTGATTGCTGGAGGTCCTTTCGTCCTTCCTCTTGCAAATAAATACAATGTGAAAATCCTTCCAGCTGATTCTGAGCATTCTGCCATTTTTCAG TGTATTCAAGGATTGCCAGAGGGTGCACTTCGGCGCATAATTTTAACTGCCTCCGGAGGAGCTTTCAG GGATTGGCCAGTTAGTAAACTGAAAGAAGTGAAAGTGGCTGATGCTCTGAAGCATCCTAACTGGAATATGGGGAAGAAGATTACTGTGGACTCAGCAACCCTTTTTAATAAG GGTTTAGAAGTTATTGAAGCACATTATTTGTATGGAGCAGACTATGACAATATTGAGATTGTAATTCATCCGCAGTCTATCATTCATTCAATGATTGAAACACAG GATTCATCTGTTCTTGCACAACTGGGGTGGCCTGATATGCGCTTGCCAATTCTGTACACAATGTCATGGCCTGAGAGAATTTACTGCTCTGAAGTAACTTGGCCACGTCTTGATCTTTGCAA GCTTGGCTCGCTAACATTTAAGTCTCCTGACAATGTAAAATACCCATCCATGGATCTTGCTTATGCTGCTGGACGGGCTGGGGGCACCATGACTGGAGTTCTTAGTGCAGCTAATGAGAAAGCTGTAGAGATGTTCATCGAGGAGAA GATCAGTTATCTTGACATTTTCAAGGTTGTTGAGTTGACATGTAACAAGCACATAGAAGAATTAGTGGTCTCGCCGTCATTGGAGGAAATTATTCACTACGACTTGTGGGCAAGGGAATTTGCTGCTGGTTTACAAGAGTCTTTTGATTTAAATCCTGTCTTTGCATGA